The Leptolyngbya sp. CCY15150 genome window below encodes:
- the nagA gene encoding N-acetylglucosamine-6-phosphate deacetylase: MAAQSSTIINARLPDRDGLHQLCLTAGRLTRIQSMDEAIAPDDASLDDASLDVDGDWISPGGVDLQINGALGLAFPDLAIAHLETLDKICGFLWQQGVDAFLPTLVTTSLENIHRALAAVAAFGNQGSDRGARILGVHLEGPFLNPQKRGAHPAEHLRPLTLEQVSQVLANYASLVKVITLAPELDSSGQVIPTLVNQGMIVSLGHSQATAEQAKRAFDQGASMVTHAFNAMPSLHHRQPGLLGAALTHPQVFCGVIADGVHVAPTMLDLLLRIGRGGRSPQSYPQGLFLVSDALAPLGLPDGRYPWDSREIEVIQGTARLADGTLSGTTLPLLAGVQYLVRQGICAPSEAIALATLAPRRALGLPAWPQQEPIHLLRWKAQTLDWQRLP, from the coding sequence ATGGCTGCCCAATCCTCCACTATTATCAACGCTCGCCTGCCCGACCGCGACGGCCTTCACCAACTTTGCTTGACCGCTGGACGACTCACCCGCATCCAGTCCATGGACGAAGCGATCGCCCCCGATGATGCCAGCCTGGATGATGCCAGCCTCGATGTAGACGGCGACTGGATTTCACCGGGCGGGGTAGATCTCCAAATCAATGGCGCGCTGGGCCTGGCGTTTCCCGACTTAGCGATCGCTCACCTAGAGACCCTAGACAAAATCTGCGGCTTTCTCTGGCAGCAAGGTGTGGATGCGTTTCTACCCACCCTGGTGACCACCTCGCTGGAGAATATTCATCGCGCCTTGGCGGCCGTAGCAGCCTTTGGTAATCAGGGGAGCGATCGCGGCGCGCGCATTCTAGGCGTTCACCTAGAGGGGCCGTTTCTCAATCCCCAAAAACGGGGTGCCCATCCCGCCGAACATCTGCGACCCCTCACCCTAGAGCAGGTCTCCCAAGTCCTCGCCAACTATGCATCCTTGGTCAAAGTGATCACCCTAGCGCCAGAACTCGACAGCAGCGGCCAGGTGATTCCCACCCTCGTCAACCAGGGCATGATCGTCAGTCTGGGACATTCCCAAGCTACGGCAGAGCAGGCCAAACGAGCTTTTGACCAAGGTGCATCCATGGTCACCCATGCCTTCAATGCCATGCCCAGCCTGCATCATCGCCAACCGGGCCTCTTAGGCGCGGCCCTCACCCATCCCCAGGTTTTCTGCGGCGTGATTGCCGATGGGGTGCATGTAGCTCCCACCATGCTTGATCTACTCCTACGCATAGGGCGCGGCGGGCGATCGCCCCAGTCCTATCCCCAGGGGCTCTTTCTGGTCAGCGATGCCCTGGCTCCCCTAGGGTTGCCCGACGGTCGCTACCCCTGGGATAGTCGCGAGATTGAGGTGATTCAAGGCACGGCCCGATTAGCAGACGGCACCCTCTCGGGCACAACCCTGCCTCTGCTAGCCGGTGTGCAATATCTCGTGCGGCAGGGCATCTGTGCGCCATCGGAAGCGATCGCCCTGGCCACCCTAGCTCCCCGCCGTGCCCTAGGGCTCCCCGCTTGGCCCCAGCAGGAACCTATCCATCTCCTGCGCTGGAAAGCTCAGACCCTAGACTGGCAGCGCCTTCCCTAG
- the purE gene encoding 5-(carboxyamino)imidazole ribonucleotide mutase has protein sequence MTHPFVGIIMGSDSDLPTMQAAIAICEDFGVPHEVAIVSAHRTPERMVDYAQTAHTRGLKVIIAGAGGAAHLPGMVAALTPLPVIGVPVLTRTLNGVDSLYSIVQMPRGIPVATVAIGNAQNAGLLAVQMLASHDAALLEKVQQYRQALQTSVMEKQAQLDELGYQAYLKEM, from the coding sequence ATGACCCATCCGTTTGTTGGCATCATCATGGGCAGTGACTCCGACCTGCCTACCATGCAGGCGGCGATCGCCATCTGTGAAGACTTTGGCGTACCCCATGAGGTGGCGATCGTCTCGGCCCATCGCACCCCCGAGCGCATGGTGGACTATGCCCAAACCGCTCACACCCGAGGGCTGAAGGTGATCATTGCGGGAGCCGGTGGCGCGGCCCATCTGCCAGGTATGGTGGCCGCCCTCACGCCCCTGCCGGTGATTGGGGTACCGGTGCTCACCCGCACCCTCAACGGTGTCGATTCCCTGTACTCCATTGTGCAAATGCCAAGGGGGATTCCGGTGGCCACCGTGGCCATCGGCAATGCCCAGAATGCTGGACTGCTGGCGGTGCAAATGTTAGCCAGCCATGACGCTGCGCTGCTGGAAAAGGTGCAGCAGTATCGGCAAGCTCTACAAACCAGCGTCATGGAGAAACAGGCTCAGCTTGATGAGCTAGGATATCAGGCATATTTAAAGGAGATGTAG
- a CDS encoding GUN4 domain-containing protein encodes MDTEHLSYQQRLQQYREQFTEAVAQNAHRDPQMRSRFNELRQTLDLNPLTVGELEQSIIQDHLSAADPAGLGDLVPRNTPQSPSDRPVVLAEERSPEPQDTPPPPSDRLPTADPSPSTPGVQERRSPEVSPEVSPEVSSEVEERSQPELPPEEDFSVEPTDPQPDWVERYKKAVWDATQRALPIRDEDRHHLESQRQELGLTLDEATRFEAEVIAQVKEEEDEYQHRCQQYQDVVREICAVEWPPGAYAEHYLKQRQQDLGIHDKDLSMLTDPIVSAVRTEGQPPPSDQPSADGEARDGEEASPESSNQEPSVEVRRPSAAFSYKDEDGQTKVSPSLPSVPHINDFPDDYKALEIALAQKRWQDADRQTLVILLKLTQREDQKCLDPSSIRELQFQDLCDIDRLWSVNSQGKFGFLAQRSIYQELVPDHQKLPRRAIAFAKEVGWWSTSLRVFKVYTWLDFDDARAQSGHLPALWFWQLPFLESILAGGFGTGRGFCDTDPGTLSTFMACLGVYEVHDDVAPPL; translated from the coding sequence GTGGACACAGAACATTTGTCTTACCAACAGCGGCTGCAGCAGTATCGAGAACAGTTTACTGAGGCGGTTGCCCAAAACGCCCATCGTGATCCACAGATGCGATCGCGGTTTAATGAGCTGCGTCAAACCTTGGATCTCAATCCTTTAACCGTGGGTGAGCTGGAGCAGAGTATCATCCAAGATCATCTGTCTGCCGCTGATCCGGCTGGGCTGGGTGATCTGGTGCCCCGCAACACGCCCCAGTCTCCAAGCGATCGCCCTGTGGTATTGGCTGAGGAGCGATCGCCCGAGCCCCAAGATACGCCCCCACCCCCGAGCGATCGCCTCCCGACCGCCGATCCATCTCCCTCGACCCCTGGGGTGCAAGAGAGGCGATCGCCAGAGGTATCGCCAGAAGTATCGCCAGAGGTATCGTCAGAGGTAGAGGAGCGATCGCAACCGGAGTTGCCGCCAGAAGAAGACTTTTCCGTAGAACCGACGGATCCTCAACCAGACTGGGTGGAGCGCTATAAAAAAGCGGTTTGGGATGCCACCCAGCGGGCCCTGCCGATTCGCGATGAGGATCGGCATCATTTAGAGTCTCAGCGGCAGGAACTCGGCCTCACCTTAGATGAAGCAACTCGCTTTGAGGCGGAGGTGATTGCCCAGGTTAAAGAGGAGGAAGATGAGTATCAACATCGTTGTCAGCAGTATCAAGATGTGGTGAGAGAGATCTGCGCGGTTGAATGGCCCCCCGGAGCCTATGCCGAGCACTATCTCAAACAGCGACAACAGGACTTGGGTATCCACGATAAGGATCTGTCGATGTTGACAGATCCGATTGTGAGCGCTGTGCGAACGGAAGGCCAGCCCCCTCCTTCTGACCAGCCTTCTGCTGATGGGGAGGCGAGGGATGGGGAAGAGGCGTCTCCCGAATCGTCGAACCAGGAGCCGTCTGTTGAGGTGCGACGACCCAGTGCGGCCTTTAGCTATAAGGATGAGGATGGACAGACCAAAGTTAGTCCCTCTTTGCCCTCAGTTCCACATATCAATGATTTTCCAGACGACTACAAAGCCTTGGAGATTGCCCTAGCCCAGAAACGCTGGCAAGATGCTGATCGGCAAACGCTCGTGATCTTACTCAAGCTAACGCAGCGGGAGGATCAGAAATGTCTGGATCCATCGTCGATCCGTGAGCTGCAGTTTCAGGATTTATGCGACATCGATCGCCTGTGGAGTGTCAATAGCCAAGGTAAGTTTGGATTTTTGGCTCAGCGTAGCATCTACCAAGAGTTGGTGCCGGATCATCAAAAGCTTCCTAGGCGGGCGATCGCCTTTGCCAAGGAGGTGGGTTGGTGGTCAACGTCGTTGCGGGTGTTCAAGGTCTACACCTGGCTCGATTTTGATGATGCTCGGGCCCAGTCAGGGCACCTGCCTGCCCTATGGTTTTGGCAGCTT